A single window of Pseudomonas benzenivorans DNA harbors:
- a CDS encoding ABC transporter substrate-binding protein — protein MHNYKKILLAAAATLAFGTYAVAADKLKIGTEGAYPPFNLIDAGGQVVGFDIEIAQALCAKMQAECEVVTSDWDGIIPALNARKFDFLVASMSITEERQQAVDFTEPYYTNKLQFIAPKGSEFKTDEASLKGKVIGAQRATIAGTWLEDNLDDVVDIKLYDTQENAYLDLTSGRLDGVLADTFVNWEWLKSDAGKGFEFKGEPVFDNDKIGIAVRKGEPLREKLNAALKEIVADGTYKQINDKYFPFSIY, from the coding sequence ATGCATAACTACAAGAAGATCCTGCTGGCTGCGGCCGCCACCCTGGCCTTCGGCACCTACGCCGTGGCCGCCGACAAGCTGAAGATCGGCACCGAAGGCGCCTACCCGCCGTTCAACCTGATCGACGCCGGTGGCCAGGTGGTCGGCTTCGACATCGAGATCGCCCAGGCCCTGTGCGCCAAGATGCAGGCCGAATGCGAAGTGGTCACCTCCGACTGGGACGGCATCATCCCGGCGCTGAACGCCAGGAAGTTCGACTTCCTGGTCGCCTCCATGTCGATCACCGAGGAGCGCCAGCAGGCGGTGGACTTCACCGAGCCGTACTACACCAACAAGCTGCAGTTCATCGCGCCCAAAGGCAGCGAGTTCAAGACCGACGAAGCCAGCCTCAAGGGCAAGGTGATCGGCGCCCAGCGCGCGACCATCGCCGGCACCTGGCTGGAAGACAACCTCGATGACGTGGTCGACATCAAGCTCTACGACACCCAGGAGAACGCCTACCTGGACCTCACGTCCGGGCGCCTCGACGGTGTGTTGGCCGACACCTTCGTCAACTGGGAATGGCTCAAGAGCGATGCCGGCAAGGGCTTCGAGTTCAAGGGCGAGCCGGTGTTCGACAACGACAAGATCGGCATCGCCGTGCGCAAGGGCGAGCCGCTGCGCGAGAAGCTCAACGCGGCGCTGAAGGAAATCGTCGCCGACGGCACCTACAAGCAGATCAACGACAAGTACTTCCCCTTCAGCATCTACTGA
- a CDS encoding saccharopine dehydrogenase family protein — MNVLLLGAGHIGYTIAQLLHTSGDYQVLVADRDAHSLQAIADLGIATRELDSADSQALEAAMQGQDAVLNALPYHMAIAVAKAAKATATHYFDLTEDVHATKTIMELAKDAKTAFMPQCGLAPGFIGIAAHSLARHFDSVREVKMRVGALPEFPTNALKYNLTWSVDGLVNEYCHPCEAIRNGKLQMVQALEGLEHFSLDGVEYEAFNTSGGLGTLCETLAGKVEVLDYKTVRYPGHRDLMKFLLEDLRLAGNQDKLKDILRGAVPSTMQDVVLVFVTVNGLRGGKLVQDVFSRKIFAAEQNGRLTSAIQITTAAGICAALDLFREQRLPQSGFISQEQVSLEDFLANRFGQAYEEQEVQTQEAA; from the coding sequence ATGAACGTCCTCCTGCTCGGCGCGGGCCACATCGGCTACACCATCGCTCAACTGCTGCACACATCCGGCGACTACCAGGTGCTGGTGGCCGACCGCGACGCCCACTCGCTGCAGGCGATCGCCGACCTGGGCATCGCCACCCGCGAGCTCGATTCGGCCGACAGCCAGGCCCTGGAAGCCGCCATGCAGGGCCAGGACGCGGTGCTCAACGCCCTGCCCTATCACATGGCCATCGCCGTAGCCAAAGCCGCCAAGGCCACCGCCACCCACTACTTCGACCTGACCGAAGACGTGCACGCGACCAAGACCATCATGGAGCTGGCCAAGGACGCCAAGACCGCCTTCATGCCGCAGTGCGGCCTGGCGCCGGGCTTCATCGGCATCGCCGCCCACTCCCTGGCGCGCCACTTCGACAGCGTGCGCGAGGTGAAGATGCGCGTCGGCGCCCTGCCCGAGTTCCCCACCAACGCCCTGAAGTACAACCTGACATGGAGCGTCGACGGCCTGGTCAACGAGTACTGCCACCCCTGCGAGGCCATCCGCAACGGCAAGCTGCAGATGGTCCAGGCGCTGGAAGGCCTGGAGCACTTCTCCCTGGACGGCGTCGAGTACGAGGCCTTCAACACCTCCGGCGGCCTCGGCACCCTGTGCGAGACCCTGGCAGGCAAGGTCGAGGTACTGGACTACAAGACCGTGCGCTACCCCGGCCACCGCGACCTGATGAAGTTCCTCCTGGAAGACCTGCGCCTGGCCGGCAACCAGGACAAGCTCAAGGACATTCTGCGCGGCGCGGTGCCCAGCACCATGCAGGACGTGGTCCTGGTGTTCGTCACCGTCAACGGCCTGCGCGGCGGCAAGCTGGTGCAGGACGTGTTCAGCCGCAAGATCTTCGCCGCCGAACAGAACGGCCGCCTGACCAGCGCCATCCAGATCACCACCGCTGCCGGCATCTGCGCGGCCCTGGACCTGTTCCGCGAGCAGCGCCTGCCGCAGTCGGGCTTCATCAGCCAGGAGCAGGTTTCGCTGGAAGACTTCCTGGCCAACCGCTTCGGCCAGGCCTACGAGGAGCAAGAGGTGCAGACTCAAGAAGCCGCCTAA
- a CDS encoding phosphotransferase: MDDRNASTESARLAAFLAGHYGLQGDCEPLPGGLDLNYRIRATNGQQYLLKLHGAGGELQVLAMQVAALEHLASVAPQLPVSRQLPSRQGAILNAVELRGARQARLLSWPDGTPWAKVPTHTAASCASLGRLLGELDLAVRSFSHAGCRRAYDWDIGRAEIHLDHLAAIDDADKRAVVQGILERFAQVVKPALADCPRQVIHNDVNDYNVLLDEQGAVSGLLDFGDMVESWRVNELAVACAYALLGADDPIAAILALVEAYHEVNPLLDGEVEQLFDLIETRYAVSICMAARQIRATPDNPYLLVRQADVWHALQRLQQETPRLTTLRLRDACGFAPVAEAAAVMRWLERNAHDFAAVLRPEVATPRVRVFDFSADGADTGAIEGLDCAGMQGYIDVQIAAAGADFGVGRYGERRVLYSSAAYAGATAQQRRDTHLGIDLFAPAGEAVHAPFAGVVACVHDDAQDEGFGPTLLLEHRSDCDVRFWTLYGHLSRASCAKLRVGQALARGEAFARLGDRGENGGWPTHLHFQLVTDHLGLQARMYGVGVAQHWQVWRAISPDPSVVLGLHARCAVAVARDEDWPTR, from the coding sequence ATGGACGATCGAAACGCTTCGACCGAGTCGGCCCGCCTCGCCGCCTTTCTGGCCGGGCACTACGGACTGCAGGGTGACTGCGAACCGCTGCCCGGCGGGCTCGACCTCAATTACCGGATTCGCGCCACAAACGGCCAGCAGTACCTGCTGAAACTCCATGGCGCCGGCGGCGAGCTCCAGGTGCTGGCGATGCAGGTGGCGGCGCTCGAGCACCTGGCTAGCGTAGCGCCGCAGCTGCCGGTGTCGCGCCAGTTGCCCAGTCGGCAGGGCGCCATCCTCAACGCCGTGGAGTTGCGCGGGGCGCGTCAGGCGCGCCTGCTGAGCTGGCCGGACGGCACGCCGTGGGCCAAGGTGCCGACGCATACGGCGGCAAGCTGCGCCAGCCTCGGCCGGCTGCTGGGCGAGCTGGACCTGGCGGTGCGGTCGTTCAGCCATGCCGGCTGCCGGCGCGCCTACGACTGGGATATCGGCCGCGCTGAAATCCACCTGGACCACCTGGCGGCGATCGACGACGCGGACAAGCGCGCCGTGGTGCAGGGCATCCTCGAGCGCTTCGCCCAGGTGGTGAAGCCGGCCCTGGCCGACTGCCCGCGCCAGGTGATCCATAACGACGTCAACGACTACAACGTGCTGCTGGACGAGCAGGGCGCGGTGAGCGGCCTGCTCGACTTCGGCGACATGGTGGAGAGCTGGCGGGTCAACGAGCTGGCCGTGGCTTGCGCCTACGCGCTGCTCGGCGCGGACGACCCCATCGCCGCCATCCTGGCGCTGGTGGAGGCCTACCACGAGGTCAACCCACTGCTGGACGGCGAAGTCGAGCAGCTGTTCGACCTGATCGAGACCCGCTACGCGGTGAGCATCTGCATGGCCGCCAGGCAGATCCGCGCGACGCCGGACAATCCCTACCTGCTGGTCCGCCAGGCCGATGTGTGGCACGCGCTGCAGCGTCTGCAGCAGGAGACCCCGCGCCTGACGACCCTGCGCCTGCGCGACGCCTGCGGCTTCGCCCCGGTGGCCGAGGCCGCCGCGGTGATGCGCTGGCTGGAACGCAACGCCCACGACTTCGCCGCGGTGCTGCGCCCGGAGGTGGCCACGCCCAGGGTGCGGGTCTTCGACTTCAGCGCTGACGGCGCCGATACCGGGGCGATCGAGGGCCTGGACTGCGCCGGCATGCAGGGCTACATCGACGTGCAGATCGCCGCCGCGGGCGCCGACTTCGGCGTCGGCCGCTACGGCGAGCGGCGGGTGCTGTACAGCAGCGCCGCCTATGCCGGCGCTACGGCGCAGCAGCGGCGCGACACCCACCTGGGCATCGACCTGTTCGCCCCGGCCGGGGAAGCTGTGCATGCGCCCTTTGCCGGGGTGGTGGCGTGCGTGCACGACGATGCCCAGGACGAGGGCTTCGGCCCGACCCTGCTGCTGGAGCACCGCAGCGACTGCGACGTGCGCTTCTGGACCCTCTACGGCCACCTGTCGCGGGCATCTTGCGCCAAGCTGCGGGTGGGCCAGGCGCTGGCCAGGGGCGAGGCCTTCGCCCGCCTCGGCGACCGTGGGGAGAACGGCGGCTGGCCGACCCACCTGCACTTTCAGCTGGTGACCGACCACCTCGGCCTGCAGGCACGCATGTACGGCGTCGGCGTGGCGCAGCACTGGCAGGTCTGGCGAGCCATAAGCCCCGATCCCAGTGTGGTGCTCGGCCTCCACGCCCGGTGTGCGGTCGCCGTGGCGCGCGACGAGGACTGGCCGACCCGCTAG
- a CDS encoding ABC transporter ATP-binding protein, translated as MTSSPFALEIRDLHKRYGDHEVLKGISLGARDGDVISILGSSGSGKSTFLRCINLLENPHKGQIIVNGEELQLKRGAGGELHAASGKQINRLRSELGFVFQNFNLWPHMSVLDNITEAPRRVLGLSRAEATERAEALLAKVGIADKRHVYPNQLSGGQQQRAAIARTLCIEPKVILFDEPTSALDPEMVQEVLSVIRALAEEGRTMLLVTHEMSFARQVSSEVVFLHQGLVEEQGTPAQVFDNPQSARCKQFMSSNH; from the coding sequence ATGACCAGCTCTCCGTTCGCCCTGGAGATTCGCGACCTGCACAAACGCTACGGTGACCATGAGGTGCTCAAGGGCATCTCGCTGGGCGCCCGTGACGGCGACGTGATCTCCATCCTCGGCTCTTCCGGCTCCGGCAAGTCGACCTTCCTGCGCTGCATCAATCTTCTGGAAAATCCGCACAAGGGGCAGATCATCGTCAATGGCGAAGAACTGCAGCTCAAGCGCGGGGCGGGTGGTGAGCTGCACGCGGCCAGCGGCAAGCAGATCAACCGCCTGCGCAGCGAGCTGGGCTTCGTCTTCCAGAACTTCAACCTGTGGCCGCACATGAGCGTGCTCGACAACATCACCGAGGCGCCGCGCCGGGTGCTGGGGCTGAGCCGGGCCGAGGCCACCGAGCGCGCCGAGGCCCTGCTGGCCAAGGTCGGCATCGCCGACAAGCGCCACGTCTACCCGAACCAGCTGTCCGGCGGCCAGCAGCAGCGCGCGGCCATCGCCCGCACCCTGTGCATCGAGCCCAAGGTGATCCTGTTCGACGAGCCGACCTCGGCCCTCGACCCGGAGATGGTCCAGGAGGTGCTCAGCGTGATCCGCGCCCTGGCCGAGGAGGGCCGCACCATGCTGCTGGTGACCCATGAGATGAGTTTCGCCCGCCAGGTGTCCAGCGAGGTGGTGTTCCTCCACCAGGGCCTGGTGGAAGAGCAGGGCACGCCGGCGCAGGTGTTCGACAACCCGCAGTCGGCGCGCTGCAAGCAGTTCATGTCCAGTAACCACTGA
- the gfa gene encoding S-(hydroxymethyl)glutathione synthase has protein sequence MAHEFSIHPALDNGIQPGADDFAGGTLVCHCPQNPVKVRVDAQSAHNHACGCTKCWKPKGALFSVVAVVPRDKVRVTEQGEKLRVVDPKATIQRHACSQCGVHLFGRIENSAHPFYGLDFIHTELSPDQGWSAPQFAAFVSSIIESGTDPSLMGEVRARLKGLGLEPYDCLSPALMDAIATHVAKASGALKG, from the coding sequence ATGGCTCACGAATTTTCGATTCATCCAGCGCTGGACAACGGCATCCAGCCGGGTGCCGATGACTTCGCCGGAGGCACCCTGGTCTGTCACTGCCCCCAGAACCCGGTCAAGGTCAGGGTCGACGCACAGTCGGCGCACAACCACGCCTGCGGCTGCACCAAGTGCTGGAAGCCCAAGGGCGCCCTGTTCTCCGTGGTGGCGGTGGTGCCGCGGGACAAGGTCAGGGTCACAGAACAGGGTGAGAAACTCAGGGTGGTCGACCCCAAGGCCACCATCCAGCGGCACGCGTGCAGCCAATGTGGCGTGCACCTGTTCGGCCGCATCGAGAACAGCGCCCATCCCTTCTATGGGCTCGACTTCATCCATACCGAACTGTCGCCGGACCAGGGCTGGTCGGCCCCGCAATTCGCCGCCTTCGTATCCTCGATCATCGAGTCGGGTACCGATCCATCCCTGATGGGCGAGGTGCGCGCGCGCCTGAAGGGGCTCGGCCTGGAGCCCTATGACTGCCTGTCGCCGGCGCTGATGGATGCCATCGCCACCCACGTGGCCAAGGCTTCCGGCGCCCTGAAGGGCTGA
- a CDS encoding mechanosensitive ion channel family protein: protein MLFDNLDARIEQAADKVAEVLFQPETYTQVGIVLAIYAVAWLIANRIRRYAPILDARYEAAAVHPVGKFVSKLGALIFPLVAILMLRVSVEVSENLLDQGWLVQAALTISILLIFYSIIRNFIRNKFLVVAFRWLGIPLLFLHLVGLLDGLIAILESISVNLGNIEISVYGIARVAIFGSILFWLGRVSSRTGRDFISHQENLDVRTREVAAKLFEVAIFFFIFLLLLQIMGINLTTLAVFGGALGVGLGFGLQAIASNFISGIIILMDRSVSIGDYVELEDGRTGIVRELNMRSTTLETFDGKDIVVPNEKFIAEIFTNWTHKDKSQRYRVDFSVSYNSDVRKLVEIIKQVVASHPQVFSGEDVPFEERPDCEIDSFGDSGINMFVEFWMEGVDDGKNRVGGDLLLMILEALQEHGFEIPFPQREVRILEKQAPARGKRGA from the coding sequence GGCATCGTCCTGGCGATTTACGCCGTCGCCTGGCTTATCGCCAATCGCATCCGCAGGTATGCGCCCATCCTCGATGCCCGCTACGAGGCGGCGGCGGTGCATCCGGTGGGCAAGTTCGTCAGCAAGTTGGGCGCGCTGATCTTTCCGCTGGTCGCCATCCTGATGTTGCGGGTGTCCGTCGAGGTGAGCGAGAACCTGTTGGATCAGGGCTGGCTGGTGCAGGCGGCGCTGACCATTTCCATCCTGCTGATCTTCTACTCGATCATCCGTAATTTCATCCGCAACAAGTTCCTCGTTGTGGCCTTCAGGTGGCTGGGCATTCCGCTGTTGTTCCTGCACCTGGTCGGTCTGCTGGACGGCCTGATCGCGATACTCGAATCCATCTCGGTCAATCTCGGCAATATCGAGATTTCGGTCTACGGCATTGCCCGGGTCGCCATCTTTGGTTCGATCCTGTTCTGGCTCGGGCGCGTCAGCAGCAGGACCGGTCGGGACTTCATCTCCCATCAGGAGAACCTGGACGTACGCACGCGGGAGGTGGCCGCGAAGCTGTTCGAGGTGGCGATATTCTTCTTCATCTTCCTGCTGCTGCTGCAGATCATGGGCATCAACCTCACCACGCTCGCGGTGTTCGGCGGCGCGCTGGGCGTGGGCCTGGGCTTCGGCCTGCAGGCGATTGCCTCCAACTTCATTTCCGGGATCATCATCCTGATGGATCGCTCGGTGTCGATTGGCGACTATGTGGAGCTCGAGGACGGCCGCACCGGCATCGTGCGCGAGCTGAACATGCGCTCGACGACGCTGGAAACCTTCGACGGCAAGGACATCGTGGTGCCGAACGAGAAGTTCATCGCCGAGATCTTCACCAACTGGACGCACAAGGACAAAAGCCAGCGCTATCGTGTGGACTTTTCGGTTTCCTATAACTCCGATGTCAGGAAGCTGGTGGAGATCATCAAGCAGGTGGTGGCCAGCCACCCGCAGGTATTCAGCGGCGAGGACGTGCCGTTCGAGGAGCGTCCCGACTGCGAGATCGACAGCTTCGGCGACTCCGGCATCAACATGTTCGTGGAGTTCTGGATGGAAGGGGTGGACGACGGCAAGAACCGCGTAGGTGGCGACCTGCTGCTGATGATCCTGGAGGCCCTGCAGGAACACGGCTTCGAAATACCCTTCCCGCAGCGGGAGGTGCGCATCCTCGAGAAGCAGGCACCGGCCAGGGGCAAGCGGGGCGCCTGA
- a CDS encoding ABC transporter permease produces the protein MNWELIVKWLPRLAEGAWLTLELVGIAVIAGLILAIPLGIARASRHWWLRALPYAYIFFFRGTPLLVQLFLVYYGLAQFEAVREGPLWPYLRDAYWCAIVTLTLHTAAYIAEILRGAIQAIPPGEIEAARALGMARWQTLLYIVLPRAARIGLPAYSNEVILMLKASALASTITLLELTGMSRTIIARTYQPVEIFFAAGLFYLVAAYLLVQCFRLLERRLRVDACQGR, from the coding sequence ATGAACTGGGAATTGATCGTCAAGTGGCTGCCGCGCCTGGCCGAAGGCGCCTGGCTGACCCTGGAGCTGGTGGGTATCGCGGTGATCGCCGGGCTGATCCTGGCCATTCCCCTGGGCATCGCCCGAGCCTCGCGGCACTGGTGGTTGCGCGCGCTGCCCTACGCCTACATCTTCTTCTTCCGCGGCACGCCACTGCTGGTGCAGTTGTTCCTGGTCTACTACGGCCTGGCGCAGTTCGAGGCGGTGCGCGAAGGACCGCTGTGGCCCTACCTGCGCGACGCCTACTGGTGCGCCATCGTCACCCTGACCCTGCATACGGCCGCCTACATCGCCGAGATCCTGCGTGGCGCGATCCAGGCGATTCCGCCCGGGGAGATCGAGGCGGCGCGGGCCCTGGGCATGGCGCGCTGGCAGACCTTGCTGTACATCGTCCTGCCGCGCGCCGCGCGTATCGGCCTGCCGGCCTACAGCAACGAGGTGATCCTGATGCTCAAGGCCAGTGCACTGGCCAGCACCATCACCCTGCTGGAGCTGACCGGCATGTCGCGCACCATCATCGCCCGCACCTACCAGCCGGTGGAGATCTTCTTCGCCGCCGGCCTGTTCTATCTGGTAGCTGCTTATCTGCTGGTGCAGTGCTTCCGCCTGCTGGAGCGGCGCCTGCGGGTGGACGCCTGCCAGGGACGCTGA
- a CDS encoding Lrp/AsnC family transcriptional regulator yields the protein MSDLNPLRLDDIDRQLIAALQLNARESVAMLARKLGIARTTVISRIARLEKNKVITGYGLRLGQRVMDGGLQAYVGITLQPRSGKEVLRRLTSMAEVQQLCTVSGEFDFVAWLRADSPERLDQLLDEIGEVDGVEKTTTSIILSCKLDRGQKL from the coding sequence ATGTCTGATTTGAACCCGCTGCGCCTGGACGATATCGACCGGCAGCTGATCGCCGCGCTGCAGCTCAATGCCCGCGAGAGCGTGGCCATGCTGGCGCGCAAGCTGGGTATTGCCCGCACCACGGTGATCTCGCGCATCGCCCGCCTGGAAAAGAACAAGGTCATCACCGGTTATGGCCTGCGCCTGGGCCAGCGCGTGATGGACGGTGGCCTGCAGGCCTATGTCGGCATCACCCTGCAGCCACGCTCCGGCAAGGAGGTGCTGCGCCGCCTGACCAGCATGGCCGAGGTGCAGCAGCTGTGCACCGTGAGCGGCGAGTTCGATTTCGTCGCCTGGCTGCGCGCCGACTCGCCGGAGCGCCTCGACCAGTTGCTGGACGAGATCGGCGAGGTCGATGGAGTGGAGAAGACCACCACCTCGATCATCCTGTCGTGCAAGCTGGATCGCGGACAGAAGCTCTAG
- the hglS gene encoding 2-oxoadipate dioxygenase/decarboxylase HglS, with translation MSVQAAANPDALVSPDEIRAQFSRAMSAMYQAEVPLYGTLLALVGEVNRDALAREPQLAEQLRTTGEIGRLDMERHGAIRLGTAAELATMRRLFAVMGMQPVGYYDLASAGVPVHSTAFRATHEAALQHSPFRVFTSLLRLELIENAELRELARGILARRNIFTPRALRLIERAEAAGGLTAAEAEEFVQQALETFRWHREATVSAALYQQLSAQHKLIADVVAFKGPHINHLTPRTLDIDTVQAGMPGRGINPKAVIEGPPPRRCPILLRQTSFKALQEPVTFVEADGGGALGSHTARFGEIEQRGVALTPKGRALYDQLLEATRAIAGGAPNEEGAAAYMATLSQQFEAFPDDYPSLRRQQLAYFRYFVTEQGLAAKGQGELAASLEGLLAAGHVRCEPLVYEDFLPVSAAGIFQSNLGDNARDSYGQSANREAFERDLGAPVLDELALYAATQQRSLAHCAQALGLAALA, from the coding sequence ATGAGCGTTCAAGCTGCCGCTAACCCGGATGCGCTGGTTAGCCCCGATGAGATCCGTGCGCAGTTCTCCCGCGCCATGTCGGCCATGTACCAGGCCGAGGTGCCGTTGTACGGCACGCTGTTGGCGCTGGTCGGCGAGGTCAATCGCGACGCCCTGGCGCGCGAACCGCAGCTGGCCGAACAGCTGCGCACCACCGGGGAGATCGGCCGCCTGGACATGGAGCGCCACGGCGCCATCCGCCTGGGCACTGCCGCCGAGCTGGCCACCATGCGCCGCCTGTTCGCGGTGATGGGCATGCAGCCGGTGGGCTACTACGACCTGGCCAGCGCCGGGGTGCCGGTGCACTCCACGGCCTTTCGCGCCACCCACGAGGCAGCCTTGCAGCACAGCCCGTTCCGCGTGTTCACCTCGTTGCTGCGCCTGGAGCTGATCGAGAACGCCGAGCTGCGCGAGCTGGCCCGCGGCATTCTGGCGCGGCGCAACATCTTCACCCCGCGGGCCCTGCGGCTGATCGAGCGGGCCGAGGCGGCCGGCGGTCTGACCGCGGCCGAGGCCGAGGAGTTCGTCCAGCAGGCCCTGGAGACCTTCCGCTGGCACCGCGAGGCCACGGTAAGCGCCGCGCTGTACCAGCAGCTGAGCGCGCAGCACAAGCTGATCGCCGATGTGGTGGCCTTCAAGGGGCCGCACATCAACCACCTGACCCCGCGCACCCTGGATATCGACACGGTCCAGGCCGGCATGCCGGGCCGCGGCATCAACCCCAAGGCGGTGATCGAGGGCCCGCCACCGCGGCGCTGCCCGATCCTGCTGCGCCAGACCAGTTTCAAGGCCCTGCAGGAGCCGGTGACCTTCGTCGAGGCGGACGGCGGCGGCGCGCTGGGCAGCCACACCGCGCGCTTCGGCGAGATCGAGCAGCGCGGCGTGGCCCTGACGCCCAAGGGCCGTGCCCTGTACGACCAGTTGCTCGAGGCCACCCGGGCAATCGCCGGCGGCGCGCCGAACGAGGAGGGCGCGGCGGCCTACATGGCCACCCTGAGCCAGCAGTTCGAGGCCTTCCCGGACGACTACCCCAGCCTGCGCCGGCAGCAGCTGGCCTACTTTCGCTACTTCGTCACCGAGCAGGGCCTGGCGGCCAAGGGGCAGGGCGAGCTGGCGGCGAGCCTGGAGGGGCTGCTGGCCGCAGGCCATGTGCGGTGCGAGCCTTTGGTGTACGAGGACTTCCTGCCGGTCAGCGCCGCCGGCATCTTCCAGTCCAATCTGGGCGACAACGCCCGCGACAGCTATGGCCAGAGCGCCAACCGCGAGGCCTTCGAACGCGACCTGGGCGCGCCGGTGCTGGACGAACTGGCGTTGTACGCCGCCACCCAGCAGCGCTCGCTGGCGCACTGCGCGCAGGCCTTGGGGCTGGCGGCGCTCGCCTGA
- a CDS encoding ABC transporter permease, whose product MTLDLYGFGPALLAGAGMTIQLALSALSLGLVLGLLGALAKTSPYRPLQWLGGGYSTLVRGVPELLWVLLIYFGTVSLMRGLADLLGVASLELSPFAAGVIALGLCFGAYATEVFRGAILAIPRGHREAGQALGLSKPRIFWRLILPQMWRIALPGLGNLFMILMKDTALVSVIGLEEIMRRSQIAVTASKEPFTFFLVAAFIYLSLTILAMIGLHLLEKRASRGFMRAAA is encoded by the coding sequence ATGACTCTTGATCTCTACGGGTTCGGCCCGGCGTTGCTCGCCGGTGCCGGAATGACCATCCAGCTGGCGCTTTCGGCGTTGTCCCTGGGCCTGGTCCTCGGCCTGCTCGGCGCGCTGGCCAAGACCTCGCCGTACAGGCCGCTGCAATGGTTGGGCGGCGGGTACTCGACGCTGGTGCGCGGGGTGCCCGAGCTGCTCTGGGTGCTGCTGATCTACTTCGGCACGGTGAGCCTGATGCGCGGCCTGGCCGACCTGCTCGGCGTGGCCAGCCTGGAACTGTCGCCGTTCGCTGCGGGGGTGATCGCCTTGGGGCTGTGCTTCGGCGCCTACGCCACCGAGGTGTTCCGCGGTGCCATCCTGGCCATTCCCAGGGGCCACCGCGAGGCCGGCCAGGCCCTCGGCCTGTCCAAACCGCGAATCTTCTGGCGGCTGATCCTGCCGCAGATGTGGCGCATCGCCCTGCCGGGCCTGGGCAACCTGTTCATGATCCTGATGAAGGACACCGCGCTGGTCTCGGTGATCGGCCTGGAGGAGATCATGCGCCGCTCGCAGATCGCCGTGACCGCCAGCAAGGAACCCTTCACCTTCTTCCTGGTCGCCGCGTTCATCTATCTGAGTCTGACCATCCTCGCCATGATCGGCCTGCACCTGCTCGAGAAGCGCGCCAGCCGTGGTTTCATGAGGGCCGCCGCATGA